CCGAAGCCGAGGCAAACTATTACCGCAACCTGAACGAGGACGATCGCCGCCTGACTCAAACAAAACGGCCTCCGCGAAACCCGGTGCGATTCAGTTTTTCGAGATACCGGCAAGGGCTGTTTTGGCCCGGTTTGGAGCGTGTCGCGGGGCGCGGTACGAGACCCCGTCGAGCGTCAGGCAATAGGCGTTGTGACGCAGCCGATCGACGGTGGCCGAGGCGAGGAGCCGATTGTCGGGGAACGCCTGGTCCGGCCAAGCTTTCGCCGTCTGCCCCTCGCAAACCGCCTTGATCGCCTGTTGGCGCATCACCTGCAGCGAGTGGTGGTCGATCGCGCGACCGTCCGAGTTCCGTTTGCATTTCACCCGCGTATTGTCTCATAGCATGACAATACTTACGAGAAGGTTAGTAAAACATCATGAGAACTATGCCTGCTTCGCCGTCGGCCCTGCTCAACGTGCGCTTGCTACGCTCAGAAGGGATCCCCGGCGACGGTTTCGAGCAACAATGAGGAGTGCCGCAAAGGACGCCAGTATCAAGGAGAAGGAGTTCGGCTCTGGAACAAGGAAGGCGGATTTATACAGCCACACTCCCATCCAGTCGGCTGTCGCCTCTTTCCCCGCGAAACTCAAAAGACTGGCGGAATCTCCTGCTCCCTCAAGAAAATAGTTTTCGAGATACGGGCGAAGCGGATGGGCTGTTCCATCGCCATCGAGATACAGGGATCTACTCAATCCGTATACACCCTCGGCAATTCCGGGCGAGTGATGGTAGGTGTTGACAAACATCGATTCATCTATCAACGCATCAATGTTGCCGCCAAAGAATTCACCCCAGCTACTATCAAGTGTTGGAAATTCGACCGTTTGGGGAAATATCAGGCGATCGAATAGTACTCTTATGTCGTCCACTGACGCCCAGGTCCATCCATCGAATAGTACGTTGCCGATACTACCTTTGCAGACGCCAGTATTTTCTTTGCATGCGCCAGCTACTTGACTCCAGGAAACGCCCACCGTCTCACTTACCTGCCGCCAATCCCTACCGTCGATGACTAAAGCATTTGCCGTGGGGGATATAAGCAACGCGAGCGTCAAAGCGACGGCTATACGTACTGTAAGGAGGCGTGATTGCGTCTGCGCCATGCCAACAACGGTTCTCATTGTCATTCGCATTTTCCTGATCTTTTTTTAATTACAGGTTTATCGTATCACATAAGCATTAATCATGAAAATACGCTAATTACCGTACAGAAACGCGCCTCTGACTAAGAACTTATCCGTAAATTATGTTGATGCTGAGGGGCACGTTGCGAAAGGCGATGATGGCAGCGGCAAGGGGGTTGAGGGCGAGGAAGCTTCGTTCCAGCTTCTCATATCGCACAAGCAACTTGCGGAAGCGATTGAACCAGCTGTGGGCGACCTCAACGACCCATCGTCGTTTTGCCTTCTTGCTGGGGTCGCCTCCCTTGATGTCTGCTTCCTGGCGGCGGCTAACGACGTGAGGGATATAGCGGTGCGTCTCGATCGTGCGAAGATTCTCGGCGCTGCGGTAGCGCGGCGTCGGCGCAAAGGTGCTTGCTGCGTCGAACCGGCGGGCATCTGCGCTTGACGACGATGGCCTTGAGCACCTCATTGAGCCGCTTGCCGTCATTGACGTTGGCCCCGGTCACGATGAACGACAACGGGACGCCACGGCCGTCCACCAGCAAATGGCGTTTGCTGCCCTTTTTTCCCCCGATCCGTCGGGTTGGGGCCGACGGCTTCCTGCGCCAAGGGGGCCTTCATCATGGCTCCATCGACGCTTTGCCAGCGCCAGGCGATGCCCTCCATCTCGTCGTACTCGGCCAGCCCCGCTTTCCACACTGCCTCGAAGAAGCCCGCTTCTTCCCATTCAAGGAAGCGCTTGTGGATGGCGCTGGCGCTGCCAAAGCGCTCCTTGGGCAAGGCCTTCCATTGGCAACCCGTGCGAAGCACGTACACGATGGCCTCGAACACCTGTCGCGCCGGCTTCGGGGGACGACCGGCGCCGGGCTTGCGCAAGTACTGCTTGTCTGGCGACGGCACGCGCTGCGGTACCAGCGGTTCCACCCGCTGCCAGAACGCATCCGTTACCACCCACGATTCGACTCGCGTCGCCATCCTCTCTCTCCGACGCCGTGGAGCTATCGTCAGGACTGGTGTATGAGCAGATCTTGATATGAAGACTTGATGAGGCGGCGTGCCTCTGCTGAGAATGGTTTGTCGAGAACGATTTTCAGCAACCACGGAGGTCACGCCATGAAGAAGGATACGAGTAGGCAGTCGGTTGAGCAATCGGAGGTGGGTCTGTCGCTGGAGGAACTGATCCGACGGGGTGCGCGCGATCTGATCCAGAAGGCGATCGAGGTCGAGGTGCGGCAATTGTTGGCCGACTACGAGAACGTGAAGATGCTGGGCGGGCAGAAGGCGGTGGTCAGGAACGGCTATCTGCCGGCCCGCGAAGTGCTCACGGCAGTCGGCAATGTGGAAGTGTGTGTGCCCAAGGTCCGTGATCGCTCGGGCAGCGGCGTGAAGTTCAATTCGACCCTGGTGCCGCCGTATGTTCGCCGCTCGGCGCGGGTGTCGGCCGCGCTGCCCTGGTTGTACCTGAAGGGCATTTCGACCGGCGACATGCGCGAGGCGCTCACGGTGCTGCTCGGCGAGGAGGCACGCGGGCTGTCGCCCAACGTGGTCAGCCGCCTGAAGGCCGAGTGGGCGAGCGACTACACCGACTGGATGAAACGGGATCTGTCCGATGCTCGCTACGTCTATTGGTGGGCTGACGGCGTGCACACCAGTCTGCGAGCCGAAGACGATGCCCGTCAGTGCCTGCTCGTGATCATCGGCGTCAAGCTCGACGGCACCAAGGAGTTGGTCACGGTCGGTGATGGACTGCGTGAATCCAAGGCATCCTGGCTCGAACTGCTGCGCGACCTGAAGAACCGTGGGCTCGAACGGGGTCCTCGGCTGGCCGTAGGCGATGGCGCGTTGGGTTTCTGGGGCGCGCTCGACGAGACCTATCCCGAGACGCGACGCCAGCGTTGCTGGGTGCACAAGACCGCCAACGTCCTGAACGCGTTGCCGAAGTCGCTCCAGGCGAAAGCCAAAGCGGCCCTCCACGAGATCTGGATGGCGCCCACCCGCGCGCTGGCCGAGCAGGCGTTCAAGCAGTTCGTCGAGAGCTACCAGGCGAAATACCCGAAGGCGGCCGAAAAACTCATCAAGGACCGGGACGCGTTGCTCGCCTTCTACGACTTTCCTGCCGAACACTGGGTTCATCTGCGCACGACCAATCCAATCGAGTCGACCTTCGCCACCGTGCGTCACCGCACGACCCGCACGAAGAACTGCGTGACGCGCTCGACGTTCCTGGGCCTGTCCTTGAAGCTCGTGCAGGAAGCCGAGAAGTCGTGGCGCCGTATCAAGAAGGCCGAACGCATTGCCGAACTGATGCAGGGAGTCGTCTTTGCAGACGGGGTGCCGGTGAAAGAGCACGAGCAGGAACAGCAGCGGCTCGCCGCCTGATCGGTCATGCCGAGTGGATTTCATACACCAGACTTGACGATAGCTCCCGCTATCTGAACATGACTCTGCTCGCCGAGCAGAAGAAGGAGGCGCTGCGGCTGGCCGCATGAACTGGCCGCCCGCTTTCAGCGCCGCTTCGGGCTACGCCCTGCGCGGCGCCGAAAGCGAAATGACATCAACCAAGCCGTGCTCACCCAATTTGCACAACTTGACGCACACAACTTGAGCGGCAGATGATCCACGCATTGCCGCCCGAAGCGGGCCTGAGGCCCAAGGTGGGCAAGGGCCGAGGTGCTGTCCGGGGCAAGATTGCTGGGATGACAGCACAGATCAGTTACCTGCATTGAATCTAGGCAGTCGCTGAAGGCCGGGATGGTTCAGAATCTGCACTATGCATAAACCAGCTTTCTTGTGCCGACCGCTAGCAGCGCCGGACTTGGGGATACTCAGCCTTTTTCCGCTGGATGATATCCAGCTCGATATCGAGCCCAAACCGATCCGCAAGAACTTCCGCCATCGTCTGGGGGATCTTGTTGTTACTGGCGTCTTCTGCAGCCAAGACCGGCATCAGCACTGGCCAGTCCTCCCCAACCACGGCCTTGATCTCGCTCACGATCAAAAACCGGTCCGCGAGAATCAACGCGGCTTCGGGGTCGCCGGACTTGGCAGCCCTGTATCGGGTTCATCCTTCAACGCGCCCAAGCCTCCGTTGCGGATGACCTTGGGAAAATTTCCCCACGGTGCACGCTCGCCCATTCCCAACCCACTCACGCCGACCTCCCGTTTTAGCCGCTAAAAGCTACCGAGAGCGCCCTCGACTGAGCTGGACCGTTTCGGCGGACACGCTGGCCTTGCCTTGCGCGTCGTAGCTGATACTTCTGGCGCTCCCAATTTCCGGTGTTTTATCGAAGTCTGAGCGATCGTGCATGACGTAGTTCTTGCCTACTTGCTGGTATACGTGCTCCTTGTCGGCATGAAGGATTACGCCGCTGTGGGCGGCGGCCTTGTCTGCTCGGCTAGCAAGATACAAGTTGTATATACCGGGCCTCAAAGCCCCGGCCTTATCGACTTTGTCGGTGTACCACTGGCCTTCTCGCTCGTTCTGAACGATCCGCGAACCATTCATCACAAGAAGTCTTTGTTTCACTAAGAGCCCCCCTTTGAGTTAGGTCGACAATTCTATGTTTTATCGGTCTTGTTAACGAAAACGGTTCGCGACTGCGCTCTCACCTGACTCGTGTATAGAAAGCGGGTCGGAGCTGTCTATCTGATCACTAGGACCGCTCGATCTGCCGGATCGCACTCGACGAGGTCGAGGCAAACCTTCCGATCGACGCTCTCCATGCCATCGCCAAGCTCAGTCGTTCAGTGTCGAGGATCAGCGCGTTTGCGTCGAACCGCCACACCGGCGAGGGCCTGCTCAAGTATCGTCAGCGCCCCTTGCCACCGATCGCTTCCATCAGCTTTGCGTTCTGGGCTTGGAGTGTCTTGACCTGACCGGTAAGACCCGCGGCACTTTCGCGCGCCGCGGCGTCCTTTGTGACCGCGTCACGGTCCTTCTGCGCCCCTATCAGCTTGTCGGCGCAGCGCTGCGCCTCTTTCGCCACTTCCTTGCGGTGTTCCTGGCAAATCCTCGGCCGCGCTATATACAGCCTTCGAGGTCCGTTCCCGCCTGCTTCAGCTCGCTTCGAAGCTGCTCGGGCTCTTTCAGGTGATGAGCGCGCTCCTGATCCAGGAGCGCGCTCGCCCTCGCCATTTCGACCGCGTGTTGTTCGGCTGCAGCCTGAACGGCTTTCTCAGCCGCCCCCATCGTTCATGCTACTGCGGAATCTCGACGGTCTGCTTTTAGGATTTGGCGAGGGCCTCTTCCAGACGTTGTTGCAGGGTTTCGCGTTCCGCCTTGACCTGCTCGTGCTGCGCCTCGAGGTCATCGACGGTTTGCGCCGCATCGGCGAGCTCGCGCTCGGCCTGATCGCGCTGCTCGCCCGCGGCCCGCACCACCTCGGCAAGGCGGCGCTGAGCAGCTTTGACGGCCTCAGCCCGCCTTATCCGAGCCGCGTCCATCCCGTCAGCCCTCGATCAGCGCGACGAGTTTCACCTGGATCAAGTCGGCCTCGAACTCCATTCCGTCATCCTCATACTTCAACCAGGCCCAGCCCTCGGCTGGCGGGCGCTTGTTGAGGATCATCCGGGCAAGGCGGCCATCGTGCTCGACCTGGATGATCGCCTTCTTGAATTTATCTGAGTCAGCCTCCTTCTTCCCCTTCTTGGAATCCGACCCTTGCTCCCCTTCCTCGGCAGCAACGTCAGTCTTGCTGCTCATGGCGTCCACCGTATTCGGATTGGGCTCGTCCTCGTCACCATGCCGGCGCTTGTCCTCCAGGAACTCGCGCAGCAGTTTGACCGATCCCCGCGTCAGCTCCTGGCTGTCGTCGGCCAACCAGACGCCAACCTCTTCCGGGTTCTTCTTGAACGCCGTCACCAGTTCGTTGACCACGGTCACATCGTTGGCCCGGCCGGTGTTGAACGCCTTGGCGATCGGGTCGGGTAGATCGAGCAGCGTCACGTGCTGGGTCACGAACGCCGGAGACTTGCCAATCTCGCGGGCGATCTCACTTTTCTTCTTGCCAGTCGCCAGCTCGCGGCCGATGAAGTCCGCGATCTCGCGCGGGGTGAGTTCGTTGCGTTGGAGGTTCTCGATAACCTGGTCGGCGTGGTTGTAATCGTTGTCGATAAAGGCCGGAATGGTCGCTCTCTCGGCCCACTGCGACCCACGGTAGCGACGGGCGCCGTGGTTGATGATGTAGCGCCCCTCAGCCTCCGGGTTCTCGCGCACTGAAATCGGTGACTTCACGCCCCGGTCTTTGATCGTCT
The sequence above is drawn from the Azoarcus sp. PA01 genome and encodes:
- a CDS encoding conjugal transfer protein TraO translates to MKQRLLVMNGSRIVQNEREGQWYTDKVDKAGALRPGIYNLYLASRADKAAAHSGVILHADKEHVYQQVGKNYVMHDRSDFDKTPEIGSARSISYDAQGKASVSAETVQLSRGRSR
- a CDS encoding IS256 family transposase is translated as MKKDTSRQSVEQSEVGLSLEELIRRGARDLIQKAIEVEVRQLLADYENVKMLGGQKAVVRNGYLPAREVLTAVGNVEVCVPKVRDRSGSGVKFNSTLVPPYVRRSARVSAALPWLYLKGISTGDMREALTVLLGEEARGLSPNVVSRLKAEWASDYTDWMKRDLSDARYVYWWADGVHTSLRAEDDARQCLLVIIGVKLDGTKELVTVGDGLRESKASWLELLRDLKNRGLERGPRLAVGDGALGFWGALDETYPETRRQRCWVHKTANVLNALPKSLQAKAKAALHEIWMAPTRALAEQAFKQFVESYQAKYPKAAEKLIKDRDALLAFYDFPAEHWVHLRTTNPIESTFATVRHRTTRTKNCVTRSTFLGLSLKLVQEAEKSWRRIKKAERIAELMQGVVFADGVPVKEHEQEQQRLAA
- a CDS encoding ParB/RepB/Spo0J family partition protein encodes the protein MTAVKNAKKKVVEQPQASGLGLDSIGDLSGLLNEPEPLARGAGPLELPLELIDEDPNQPRTADNPGFSRESIAEIGQTIKDRGVKSPISVRENPEAEGRYIINHGARRYRGSQWAERATIPAFIDNDYNHADQVIENLQRNELTPREIADFIGRELATGKKKSEIAREIGKSPAFVTQHVTLLDLPDPIAKAFNTGRANDVTVVNELVTAFKKNPEEVGVWLADDSQELTRGSVKLLREFLEDKRRHGDEDEPNPNTVDAMSSKTDVAAEEGEQGSDSKKGKKEADSDKFKKAIIQVEHDGRLARMILNKRPPAEGWAWLKYEDDGMEFEADLIQVKLVALIEG